A single genomic interval of Flavobacterium sp. N2820 harbors:
- a CDS encoding MepB family protein, producing the protein MATERFQNDLQLAEKLLYSECGFQLQHLVWNSESANYGACSFELNNYKIQYRVANITPTKIGQFVAIWKRNNSGITAPFDVADSLDFLIISVRDSENFGQFVFPKSVVVAKGIFSQNEKGGKRGIRVYAPWDKPENKQAIKTQAWQEHYFVTIKEDFSEDLKKIKRILLV; encoded by the coding sequence ATGGCGACAGAACGTTTTCAAAATGATTTGCAACTTGCTGAAAAATTACTTTATAGCGAATGTGGTTTTCAACTTCAACATCTTGTTTGGAATTCTGAAAGCGCAAATTATGGCGCTTGTTCTTTTGAATTGAACAACTATAAAATTCAATACCGTGTTGCCAATATCACGCCTACAAAAATCGGTCAGTTTGTAGCTATTTGGAAACGAAATAACAGCGGTATAACAGCTCCTTTTGACGTGGCTGATTCGTTAGATTTTTTGATTATCTCTGTGCGAGATTCGGAGAATTTCGGTCAATTTGTTTTTCCAAAATCGGTTGTAGTTGCTAAAGGAATTTTTTCTCAGAATGAAAAGGGAGGAAAGCGTGGTATTAGAGTTTACGCACCTTGGGATAAACCCGAAAATAAACAAGCTATAAAAACACAGGCTTGGCAAGAACATTATTTTGTAACCATCAAAGAGGACTTTTCAGAAGACTTAAAAAAAATAAAACGGATACTTTTGGTTTAG
- a CDS encoding LamG-like jellyroll fold domain-containing protein produces the protein MKVNKTTFKNLLFLILLTVIETKAQTTIFNADFSSGTGNNAFTMGSWTRGNNANFTTTGVTAPYLYLAGYANSLNTSAITPKINLTGYERLTLSLKFNYQTELDYDGFKILFSTDDGATWNTLGKESDQAVNWYTRTNVGAFGSNQRAWSGNPGNTWFSASIDLPSQGFDNKDNIRFAIQFRSDSSNNSFRGVAVDDFKIIGYPVTAKTYPSCSAYDKLEIWYKPDNLSALANNAAIDIWPNATGINPDWTNAVGTSTTRPLYKNNATSNVNFNPVVNFDGTKSLFSRQGFYNHDIFIVINPGTPISAAIATQDVLMGDDYLEIAGNEDITGLSVNNTSTRYGAGVPNIAAYNQGPNTKYGRAIISNTITYDRPVIFNARLNAAGTGMDLFLDGVDLGVTLNPALMSEVNVGTFKLILNSRFWIGRSEYFGPSFNGDILEIMMFSARKSDTDRKKIETYLGIKYGINPGLFPVTAISLPHVPGEFIASDGTALWNNTLHSGFTYNVAGIGRDDCTGLNQKQSKSIDPESHLTIGLSDIYATNALNTNTFANDGDYLIWGSTIDPLTTMASPIEINLGSTIVTTVTNATNRTWKIVEKTITDIGNVKISIPAASLASLPALSGNSDYVLIIADDANFTTNIETVFLNAVSTNLEAVYNFNGTKYMKIGVAEEIIASRHIKFDGTDDYVRFNDIPVVNSAFSISAWVNGEGSNSSNNDKTIVSKKGSTQTSYHFLIDNTNKVVMRFNNGTTTSEIVSNTALNSNQWRNVTFTLDGSNVGRLYIDGVLDVQTNMNARTDISNVFVIGARYVNESSTVDFFKGKLDEIRIWNSALTASEIRFVMNQEIEQGIGNTVSGKIIPATITKNDISSKTWTSDIFAYFNLNNYIGTSLNDASGKKLRGNLSNYTRYTIEEQTAPLPYVSAANATWDSSSAWTNGTEMYYPNSSLTINSIPTKIDWNIIKTAHNVTSVGNKTLLAVIVDNNTLEIDNDSKLEVSHYLKINGKIDLTGKSQLIQTTDSDLDPSGTGILERDQQGSGNLYNYNYWSSPVSTVVSAVSNNTGFTIANALKDGTNPATPQSITWVAGFNGSANPMNIARYWLFKFTNLTSEYANWEQINENTVLQTAQAYTMKGSGIATPPAIATQNYVFSGKPNNGLINHSGIQIGINNINLIGNPYPSALDANAFITDNIGAITGTLYFWEHYPSNNSHVLAGYQGGYAARNLVGGTPPVSPPTISGLGSSLRVPGRYIPVALGFFVKGNSTGGQIIYQNSQRGFIKEDDADSNEMFKTQSNLPNSSNSSDQQTTTDTFAKIRLGYSGTTNSHRQLLIGFMNENADDSHNLGYDGEIIDIQPDDIYFRCGNYNLVIQGVGYFNANASYPLTLKSSQAGLVNIMIDSLENFDLNQPIYIHDNSNNSYHDITASNLSLMLPAGETANRFSLRFTNQTLSSNDIETNSTLAFYNADDEKIEIINTKNQTIEAVTLFSILGQKINHWAINSSETNIKLPVKRVETGIYIVKIKLDGNNYFSHKIIIE, from the coding sequence ATGAAAGTCAACAAAACTACTTTTAAAAATCTTTTGTTTTTAATTCTATTAACTGTTATAGAAACAAAAGCACAAACTACCATTTTTAATGCAGATTTTTCTTCAGGAACAGGCAATAATGCATTTACAATGGGAAGTTGGACTAGAGGAAACAACGCCAACTTTACTACTACTGGTGTTACAGCTCCTTATTTATATCTTGCAGGTTATGCAAACAGTTTGAATACATCAGCAATTACACCTAAGATTAATCTTACTGGTTATGAAAGATTAACCCTATCCTTAAAATTTAATTACCAAACCGAATTAGATTACGATGGTTTTAAAATTTTATTTTCAACAGATGACGGAGCAACTTGGAATACTTTAGGAAAAGAAAGCGATCAAGCAGTCAATTGGTACACCAGAACAAATGTTGGTGCATTTGGAAGCAATCAAAGGGCATGGAGTGGTAATCCTGGAAATACTTGGTTTTCAGCGAGTATTGACTTACCGTCACAAGGTTTTGACAACAAAGACAACATTAGATTCGCAATACAATTTAGATCGGATAGCAGTAATAATAGTTTTAGAGGCGTTGCCGTTGATGATTTCAAAATTATAGGTTATCCAGTTACCGCCAAAACATATCCTAGCTGTAGTGCTTATGATAAATTAGAAATTTGGTATAAACCAGATAATTTATCAGCTTTAGCTAATAATGCTGCAATTGATATATGGCCAAACGCAACAGGAATAAATCCAGATTGGACAAATGCAGTTGGAACCTCAACAACTAGACCGCTCTATAAAAACAATGCAACTAGCAATGTAAACTTTAATCCAGTAGTAAATTTTGATGGTACAAAATCACTATTTTCACGACAAGGATTTTATAATCATGATATTTTTATTGTCATAAATCCAGGTACACCAATTAGTGCTGCTATCGCTACACAAGATGTATTAATGGGTGATGATTATTTAGAAATTGCAGGGAATGAAGATATTACTGGACTATCAGTAAATAACACTTCAACAAGATATGGTGCAGGCGTACCAAATATTGCTGCTTATAACCAAGGCCCTAATACTAAATATGGTAGAGCCATTATTTCCAACACGATAACTTATGATCGTCCAGTTATCTTTAACGCCCGACTAAATGCGGCTGGAACGGGTATGGATTTATTTTTAGACGGAGTTGATTTAGGAGTAACCCTAAACCCTGCGTTAATGTCAGAAGTAAATGTTGGAACGTTCAAACTAATATTAAATTCTCGTTTTTGGATTGGCCGAAGTGAGTATTTTGGACCAAGTTTTAATGGAGATATATTAGAAATCATGATGTTTTCGGCACGTAAATCAGATACTGATAGAAAAAAAATAGAAACCTACCTTGGAATTAAATATGGTATCAACCCAGGTTTATTTCCTGTAACAGCAATTAGTTTGCCACACGTTCCTGGAGAATTTATTGCTTCAGATGGAACTGCATTATGGAACAACACACTTCACAGTGGCTTTACTTATAATGTAGCTGGAATTGGCCGTGATGATTGTACGGGATTAAACCAAAAACAAAGTAAAAGTATTGATCCTGAGAGTCATCTAACTATTGGACTTTCTGACATTTATGCAACAAATGCATTAAATACAAATACTTTTGCAAATGATGGCGATTACTTAATTTGGGGAAGCACCATAGATCCTTTAACCACAATGGCTTCTCCTATTGAAATAAACTTAGGCAGCACTATTGTTACTACTGTAACAAACGCTACTAACCGAACTTGGAAAATCGTTGAAAAAACAATTACAGATATTGGAAATGTAAAAATTTCAATTCCAGCCGCCTCTTTGGCCTCTCTTCCTGCATTATCAGGAAATAGTGACTATGTCCTAATAATAGCAGACGATGCTAATTTTACAACTAATATAGAAACCGTTTTTCTAAATGCAGTAAGTACAAACCTAGAAGCTGTATACAATTTCAACGGAACTAAATACATGAAAATTGGTGTTGCAGAAGAAATAATTGCTTCTAGACACATCAAATTTGATGGAACTGACGATTATGTGCGATTTAATGACATTCCAGTTGTAAACAGTGCTTTTTCAATTTCTGCATGGGTAAACGGTGAAGGATCAAATTCTTCTAATAATGACAAAACTATTGTCTCTAAAAAAGGAAGTACACAAACCAGTTATCACTTTTTAATTGACAATACCAATAAAGTAGTAATGCGTTTTAATAATGGAACCACTACTTCAGAAATTGTTAGTAATACTGCATTAAATTCAAATCAGTGGCGCAACGTAACCTTTACGCTTGATGGATCAAATGTAGGAAGACTATACATCGACGGTGTTCTTGATGTGCAAACCAATATGAATGCACGCACAGACATTAGTAACGTATTCGTAATTGGAGCTAGATATGTAAACGAAAGTAGTACAGTTGACTTTTTTAAAGGCAAATTAGACGAAATCCGCATTTGGAATAGCGCACTTACAGCAAGTGAAATTCGTTTTGTAATGAATCAAGAAATTGAACAAGGAATTGGAAATACGGTAAGCGGTAAAATCATTCCTGCAACCATTACAAAAAATGATATCAGTTCAAAAACATGGACTTCAGATATTTTTGCCTATTTCAACTTGAACAACTACATAGGAACCAGTTTGAATGATGCATCAGGAAAAAAACTAAGAGGTAATTTAAGTAATTATACCCGTTATACCATTGAAGAACAAACAGCCCCACTACCTTATGTTTCGGCAGCAAATGCAACTTGGGATTCATCGTCAGCATGGACGAATGGTACAGAGATGTATTATCCAAACAGTAGTTTAACCATCAATAGCATTCCAACAAAAATTGATTGGAATATTATAAAAACTGCACATAATGTAACTTCTGTGGGCAATAAAACGCTTCTGGCGGTTATTGTTGATAACAATACTTTAGAAATTGACAACGACTCAAAATTGGAGGTTTCACATTACCTAAAAATTAATGGAAAAATTGATTTAACAGGAAAATCACAATTAATACAAACAACTGATAGTGATTTAGATCCTAGTGGAACAGGAATCTTAGAAAGAGATCAACAAGGAAGTGGAAACCTTTACAACTACAACTATTGGTCGTCTCCAGTTAGTACAGTCGTTAGTGCAGTAAGTAACAATACAGGATTTACCATCGCCAATGCACTTAAAGATGGTACTAATCCAGCAACACCACAATCAATTACTTGGGTGGCCGGTTTTAATGGCTCGGCAAACCCAATGAATATAGCGCGATACTGGTTATTTAAGTTTACAAACTTAACATCAGAGTATGCAAATTGGGAACAAATTAATGAAAATACAGTTCTTCAAACCGCTCAAGCATATACCATGAAAGGAAGTGGAATTGCAACACCTCCAGCTATTGCAACACAAAATTATGTATTCTCTGGAAAGCCAAACAATGGATTAATCAATCACAGTGGAATTCAAATTGGCATTAACAACATCAATTTAATTGGAAATCCATATCCATCAGCTCTTGATGCAAATGCATTTATTACAGATAATATAGGGGCAATTACTGGGACTTTATATTTTTGGGAACACTATCCATCAAACAATTCTCATGTACTAGCAGGATACCAAGGTGGCTACGCAGCACGCAATTTAGTTGGCGGAACACCTCCAGTTTCACCTCCTACAATAAGTGGATTGGGCTCAAGTTTGAGAGTTCCTGGTAGATATATCCCTGTTGCTCTAGGGTTCTTTGTAAAAGGAAATTCGACGGGAGGTCAAATCATTTATCAAAACAGTCAGCGCGGATTTATCAAAGAAGACGATGCCGATTCAAATGAAATGTTTAAAACACAAAGCAATTTACCAAACTCTAGCAATTCTAGTGATCAACAAACAACAACTGATACGTTTGCAAAAATAAGATTAGGATATTCTGGAACTACAAATTCACACCGCCAACTATTAATTGGTTTTATGAATGAAAATGCGGATGACTCGCATAATTTAGGTTATGATGGGGAAATTATAGACATTCAACCAGATGATATCTATTTTCGATGTGGTAATTACAATTTAGTAATTCAAGGAGTAGGCTATTTTAATGCTAATGCATCTTATCCGTTAACTTTAAAATCAAGTCAGGCAGGTTTAGTGAATATTATGATTGATAGTTTAGAAAATTTTGATTTAAACCAACCAATATACATTCACGACAACTCAAACAATAGCTATCATGATATTACGGCATCAAACCTAAGTCTTATGCTTCCTGCAGGTGAAACAGCAAATAGATTTTCACTTCGCTTTACAAATCAAACATTATCTTCAAACGATATAGAAACCAATTCAACCCTAGCTTTTTATAATGCGGATGATGAAAAAATTGAAATCATAAATACCAAAAATCAAACTATTGAAGCCGTTACATTGTTCTCCATCTTAGGTCAAAAAATAAATCATTGGGCAATAAACAGCTCAGAAACCAATATAAAATTACCTGTTAAACGCGTTGAAACGGGAATTTATATAGTGAAAATAAAACTTGATGGAAACAACTATTTCAGTCATAAAATTATAATTGAATAA